Proteins from one Acidobacteriota bacterium genomic window:
- a CDS encoding twin-arginine translocase TatA/TatE family subunit, with amino-acid sequence MGRIGWQELLFLGMILMVLFGAQKLPAIGRGMGEGIREFKKAMKGDEPESKGDTEKKPG; translated from the coding sequence ATGGGAAGGATCGGCTGGCAGGAGCTCCTGTTTCTCGGGATGATTCTCATGGTGCTGTTCGGCGCTCAGAAGCTTCCGGCGATTGGCCGCGGCATGGGTGAGGGGATCCGCGAGTTCAAGAAGGCCATGAAGGGCGACGAGCCGGAGTCGAAGGGCGATACCGAAAAGAAGCCCGGCTGA
- a CDS encoding sigma-54-dependent Fis family transcriptional regulator, with protein sequence MHEQRPHRGYPSELDRTLIGPGVAMQRLKELISRVAQSRSNVLIQGESGTGKEVVARSIHSLSSRAAMAFIAENCAALPEGVVESELFGHVRGAFTGADRDRPGLIALADGGTLFLDEVGDLPPRIQAKLLRVIQEGEFRPVGGRELRRSDFRVVAATHRDLRAMVERGEFREDLYYRLNVVGLSVPALRERLEDIPHLVEHVLSRLRPAVSKAGVSREAMEMLLRYAWPGNVRELQNVLEGGLVLSGGSILGVAELPERIVDNALAEPDPRDPGDDRESPRERVMIELALTRFQGDKTRAAEYIGWSRPRLYRRMRHHGIAIGFGGSPERKKGAPGGAPFS encoded by the coding sequence ATGCACGAGCAGAGACCGCACCGGGGGTACCCGTCTGAGCTCGACCGGACGCTGATTGGACCCGGCGTCGCGATGCAGCGGCTCAAGGAGCTGATCTCACGCGTCGCGCAGAGCCGATCGAACGTCCTCATCCAGGGGGAGAGCGGCACCGGCAAGGAGGTCGTCGCCCGCTCCATCCACTCCCTCTCCTCACGCGCGGCGATGGCCTTCATCGCGGAGAACTGCGCGGCGCTTCCCGAAGGGGTGGTCGAGAGCGAGCTCTTCGGCCACGTGCGGGGGGCCTTCACCGGAGCGGACCGCGATCGTCCCGGCCTGATCGCCCTCGCCGACGGAGGGACTCTCTTCCTCGACGAAGTCGGAGACCTGCCGCCGAGAATCCAGGCCAAGCTGCTCCGGGTCATCCAGGAAGGGGAGTTCCGCCCGGTGGGAGGGCGCGAGCTGCGCCGCTCGGACTTCAGGGTCGTCGCCGCGACCCACCGCGACCTGCGCGCGATGGTCGAGCGCGGGGAGTTCCGGGAGGACCTCTACTACCGGCTCAACGTCGTGGGGCTCAGCGTCCCCGCCCTTCGCGAGCGCCTCGAGGACATCCCGCACCTCGTGGAGCACGTCCTCTCGCGCCTCCGCCCGGCGGTCTCGAAGGCCGGCGTCTCACGCGAGGCGATGGAGATGCTCCTGAGGTACGCCTGGCCGGGAAACGTCCGCGAGCTGCAGAACGTGCTGGAAGGGGGGCTCGTCCTCTCCGGCGGCTCGATCCTCGGGGTGGCCGAGCTTCCCGAGCGCATCGTGGACAACGCGCTCGCGGAGCCCGATCCCCGGGATCCCGGCGACGATCGGGAGAGCCCGCGGGAGCGGGTGATGATCGAGCTGGCCCTGACGCGTTTTCAGGGGGACAAGACGAGGGCCGCCGAGTACATCGGATGGAGCCGGCCGCGGCTGTACCGGCGCATGCGCCACCACGGCATCGCGATCGGGTTCGGCGGATCCCCCGAACGCAAGAAGGGCGCCCCTGGAGGAGCGCCCTTCAGTTGA
- a CDS encoding sigma 54-interacting transcriptional regulator, with protein sequence IDGRSDLYALGVMLYQLTTGRCPFEGSGKEIVRGHLELEPTAPASAAPTGAAAPLRPLLEPALSAIILRLLSKEPSQRFASAAETLQAINRATGRRHPIETAETGVAYATWAPLVGREAELARLTALVDRPRGGLLALVTGEAGVGKTRFLSEARRHAQVHGKLAAGVACRPGMPAFQPVVEALALLGAEPLDLGSAPDATASTETSRVRTVDAAASAILARAAETPTALFLDDAHLADAGTLSVCEALARGAGDDAPPLLIVLACRIEEMDSPALGASLARLRRHARVEEIALGPLDAPLTAALLQGMLGLAEAPEPLVALVQRETSGNPSFIEEAVRSLMEDGTISRLGLSFRADVDALTTISFPAGVGDAIRRRLSRLGDDERCVLEALASAGRPAERALLRDVSGLADAALDTALAALRSRGLAGEQIGAEPVYFVGSARVREHVYDGLDWDRKRSLHGALASALRARADAGAPVRFEELARHFIESGDAEIGLSYALEAARRSRSVGAGAESVGFYRQALELIPSGSHAERSEILRSLGMIERELGRDAQALETFEQALRAAMQASRRDLAALARLEKASTLMARGRPDEAVREVERALELQAATGDLILLARGESILSGVFARTGRMDRAMETQRRALDAAQRAGNPRTLAAALNNLANLEFVGGRHDEAIAIQRRSIELRREISDAHGELEASSNLGLFLVEAGRLEEAIPVLDECVTISKSLGDLPSLVESRINLGAALAARGAHDLAIRSFEEAAGVAIRIGDEGRASNALDGWGAALRTVGDADGAAERHAQALERARRAGDAVQEAFALASLALDRAVAGDADAARDAAKRASRLPGGDLPPRARARLLEATARVHLATGALVDAAGAAREMLDVARGASLGPEEAQALLLQATAVLAGNDAPAACEAVDEAIRVLPPGKHDEIRWRALAFRALLRGVDAAAARADRDEAAGIIAALAERISDGEWRARYVGLGDRAALLAASGKTQGMRPLVGGSLAAIYRISELITASSDTDEMLASVLDLALEIVRAERGLIILLDGDRQEVRAARGVEPETMADALEYSRSVVREAAQARTLITLNADADDRTHHSKSVSLFRIQSLACIPMRIGSRVIGTVYLDSRTPGTAFPDEQVEFLKAFANLAAAALEMSRLNSQLATENVSLVREVQDLRKAAAKRTSYQHLIGKTVRMQAVYDLLDKVSASALPVLIAGESGTGKELVARAIHFTGPRRERKFLSENVAAIPETLLESELFGHMRGAFTGADRDRKGVFELADGGTLFLDEIGDMSLPLQAKVLRALQEGEIRPVGGKNAIKVDVRIVSATHRDLDAMMKAGTFREDLFYRLNVVRINIPALRERKEDIPLLVEHFLTRAAEASSAPRKRMDISALQLLLRYDWPGNVRELENEIMKLSVLTAAPVITQQDLVQHRELLEKLTRLEEAGGAFQSLDTLEKKQIERALAESGGNRARAATLLGISRATIYRKLREYGLSD encoded by the coding sequence CATCGACGGCCGCAGCGATCTGTACGCCCTCGGCGTGATGCTCTACCAGCTCACGACGGGGCGCTGCCCGTTCGAGGGGTCCGGCAAGGAGATCGTCCGCGGGCACCTCGAGCTGGAGCCGACGGCGCCCGCGTCGGCCGCTCCGACCGGGGCGGCGGCGCCTCTCAGGCCCCTCCTCGAACCGGCCCTCTCCGCGATCATCCTGAGACTTCTGTCCAAGGAGCCGTCGCAGCGCTTCGCGAGCGCGGCCGAGACGCTCCAGGCGATCAACCGCGCGACGGGGCGTCGCCATCCGATCGAGACGGCCGAGACGGGGGTCGCCTACGCGACCTGGGCGCCGCTCGTCGGCCGCGAGGCGGAGCTCGCCCGCCTCACCGCCCTCGTCGATCGCCCGCGCGGCGGCCTCCTCGCCCTCGTCACCGGCGAGGCCGGCGTGGGGAAGACGCGGTTCCTGTCGGAGGCGCGGCGCCACGCGCAGGTTCACGGGAAGCTCGCGGCGGGGGTCGCGTGCCGCCCCGGCATGCCCGCCTTCCAGCCCGTCGTCGAGGCGCTCGCCCTCCTCGGCGCGGAGCCTCTCGACCTCGGATCGGCACCCGACGCGACCGCCTCCACCGAGACGTCGCGCGTGCGCACCGTGGACGCCGCGGCGTCGGCAATCCTCGCGCGCGCGGCGGAGACGCCGACCGCCCTCTTCCTCGACGACGCACACCTGGCCGACGCGGGAACCCTTTCGGTCTGCGAGGCGCTCGCTCGCGGCGCCGGCGACGACGCCCCGCCCCTTCTCATCGTGCTCGCCTGCCGGATCGAGGAGATGGACTCCCCCGCCCTCGGCGCCTCCCTCGCGCGGTTGAGGCGCCACGCGCGCGTCGAGGAGATCGCGCTCGGCCCGCTCGACGCGCCGCTCACCGCAGCCCTCCTCCAGGGGATGCTCGGCCTCGCCGAGGCCCCGGAGCCTCTCGTCGCGCTCGTGCAGCGCGAGACGTCGGGGAACCCCTCGTTCATCGAAGAGGCGGTTCGATCGCTGATGGAGGACGGCACGATCTCGCGCCTCGGCCTCTCCTTCCGCGCCGACGTCGACGCGCTGACGACGATCTCGTTTCCGGCGGGCGTGGGGGACGCGATCCGGAGGCGCCTCTCGCGGCTCGGCGACGACGAGCGGTGCGTCCTCGAGGCGCTCGCCTCGGCGGGGCGGCCGGCCGAGCGCGCCTTGCTGCGCGACGTCTCGGGGCTCGCCGACGCGGCGCTCGACACGGCCCTCGCGGCGCTCCGATCGCGCGGCCTCGCCGGCGAGCAGATCGGCGCCGAGCCCGTCTACTTCGTCGGGAGCGCGCGCGTCCGCGAGCACGTCTACGACGGTCTCGACTGGGACCGGAAACGCTCGCTCCACGGCGCGCTGGCCTCGGCGCTGCGCGCGCGCGCAGACGCCGGGGCGCCGGTGCGGTTCGAGGAGCTGGCGCGCCACTTCATCGAGTCGGGGGACGCGGAGATCGGCCTCTCGTACGCCCTCGAGGCGGCCCGCCGGAGCCGCAGCGTCGGCGCGGGGGCGGAAAGCGTGGGCTTCTACCGCCAGGCCCTCGAGCTGATCCCGTCGGGCTCCCACGCCGAGCGATCCGAGATCCTGAGGAGCCTCGGCATGATCGAGCGCGAGCTGGGCCGCGACGCCCAGGCGCTCGAGACCTTCGAGCAGGCGCTTCGCGCGGCGATGCAGGCCTCGCGGCGCGATCTCGCCGCCCTCGCCCGCCTCGAGAAGGCCTCCACGCTCATGGCGCGCGGGCGCCCCGACGAGGCGGTGCGCGAGGTCGAGCGGGCCCTCGAGCTGCAGGCGGCCACCGGGGATCTGATCCTCCTCGCGCGCGGCGAGAGCATCCTGTCGGGGGTCTTTGCCCGGACGGGGCGCATGGACCGGGCGATGGAGACGCAGCGCCGCGCCCTCGACGCCGCGCAGCGCGCGGGGAACCCGCGCACCCTCGCCGCGGCGCTCAACAACCTCGCGAACCTCGAGTTCGTCGGCGGCCGCCACGACGAGGCGATCGCCATCCAGCGGCGCTCCATCGAGCTGCGGCGCGAAATCTCCGACGCGCACGGCGAGCTCGAGGCCTCGAGCAACCTCGGCCTTTTCCTCGTGGAGGCGGGGCGGCTCGAGGAGGCGATCCCGGTCCTCGACGAGTGCGTGACGATCTCGAAGTCCCTCGGCGATCTCCCCTCCCTCGTCGAATCGCGCATCAATTTGGGCGCGGCGCTCGCCGCCCGCGGCGCGCACGATCTCGCCATCCGATCCTTCGAGGAGGCGGCCGGCGTCGCCATCCGCATCGGCGACGAGGGGCGCGCCTCGAACGCTCTCGACGGCTGGGGGGCGGCCCTCCGCACCGTGGGGGACGCCGACGGCGCCGCCGAGCGGCACGCGCAGGCGCTCGAGCGCGCGCGGCGGGCGGGCGACGCGGTGCAGGAGGCCTTCGCCCTCGCCTCCCTCGCCCTCGATCGGGCCGTCGCCGGCGACGCCGACGCGGCCCGCGACGCGGCGAAGCGCGCCTCGCGCCTTCCCGGCGGCGACCTGCCGCCGAGGGCGCGCGCGCGCCTCCTCGAGGCGACGGCGCGCGTGCACCTCGCCACCGGCGCCCTCGTCGACGCCGCGGGGGCGGCGCGGGAGATGCTCGACGTCGCGAGGGGGGCGAGCCTCGGCCCCGAGGAGGCGCAGGCGCTCCTCCTCCAGGCGACGGCGGTCTTGGCCGGGAACGACGCCCCCGCCGCGTGCGAGGCGGTGGACGAGGCGATCCGGGTCCTCCCGCCGGGGAAGCACGACGAGATCCGCTGGCGCGCCCTCGCCTTCCGGGCGTTGCTCAGGGGGGTGGACGCGGCGGCGGCCCGCGCGGACCGGGACGAGGCGGCGGGGATCATCGCGGCGCTCGCCGAGCGCATCTCGGACGGCGAGTGGCGCGCGCGCTACGTCGGCCTCGGCGATCGCGCGGCGCTTCTCGCGGCGTCGGGGAAGACGCAGGGGATGCGCCCTCTCGTCGGCGGCTCGCTCGCGGCAATCTACCGGATCTCGGAGCTCATCACGGCCTCCTCGGACACCGACGAGATGCTCGCGAGCGTCCTCGACCTCGCGCTCGAGATCGTCCGCGCCGAGCGGGGGCTCATCATCCTCCTCGACGGCGATCGGCAGGAGGTCCGCGCCGCGCGGGGGGTCGAGCCTGAGACGATGGCCGACGCGCTGGAGTACAGCCGGAGCGTCGTGCGCGAGGCGGCCCAGGCCCGCACGCTCATCACCCTCAACGCCGACGCCGACGATCGGACGCACCACTCGAAGAGCGTGAGCCTCTTCCGGATCCAGTCGCTGGCGTGCATCCCGATGCGCATCGGGAGCCGCGTGATCGGCACCGTCTACCTCGACTCGCGGACGCCCGGGACGGCCTTCCCCGACGAGCAGGTGGAGTTCCTCAAGGCCTTCGCGAACCTCGCGGCCGCGGCCCTCGAGATGTCGCGCCTGAACTCGCAGCTCGCCACCGAGAACGTCTCTCTCGTCCGGGAGGTCCAGGATCTCCGCAAGGCGGCGGCGAAGCGGACGAGCTACCAGCACCTCATCGGCAAGACGGTGAGGATGCAGGCCGTCTACGACCTCCTCGACAAGGTCTCCGCCAGCGCGCTTCCCGTCCTGATCGCGGGCGAGTCGGGGACGGGCAAGGAGCTGGTGGCGCGCGCGATCCACTTCACCGGCCCGCGGCGCGAGCGGAAGTTCCTGAGCGAGAACGTGGCGGCGATCCCCGAGACGCTTCTCGAAAGCGAGCTCTTCGGCCACATGCGCGGGGCCTTCACCGGCGCGGATCGCGATCGCAAGGGGGTCTTCGAGCTCGCCGACGGCGGCACCCTCTTCCTCGACGAGATCGGCGACATGTCGCTGCCTCTCCAGGCCAAGGTCCTTCGCGCGCTGCAAGAGGGGGAGATCCGCCCCGTCGGCGGGAAGAACGCCATCAAGGTCGACGTGCGGATCGTCTCGGCGACGCACCGCGATCTCGACGCCATGATGAAGGCGGGGACCTTCCGCGAGGATCTCTTCTACCGCCTCAACGTGGTGCGCATCAACATCCCCGCCCTGCGCGAGCGCAAGGAGGACATCCCGCTCCTCGTGGAGCACTTCCTGACCCGCGCGGCCGAGGCGTCATCGGCCCCGAGGAAGCGGATGGACATCTCGGCGCTGCAGCTCCTTCTGAGGTACGACTGGCCGGGGAACGTGCGCGAGCTGGAGAACGAGATCATGAAGCTCTCGGTCCTGACGGCCGCGCCGGTCATCACGCAGCAGGACCTCGTCCAGCACCGCGAGCTCCTCGAAAAGCTCACCCGGCTCGAGGAGGCCGGGGGGGCCTTCCAGAGCCTCGACACGCTCGAGAAGAAGCAGATCGAGCGGGCCCTCGCCGAGTCGGGGGGGAATCGTGCCCGCGCCGCGACCCTTCTCGGAATCTCGCGCGCGACGATCTACCGCAAGCTTCGCGAGTACGGCCTCTCGGACTGA
- a CDS encoding ChaN family lipoprotein, giving the protein MPASETLAQIAVARRAVARLRGEIHRVDGASRGGYVRTYHREFPHLQTLSSFDDLVVACFKADIIYVGDFHALPASQHFAARLLHEVFARSRRGVLAMEMVYGRHQAILDAWMEGKLSDADFLRRTRYEQEWGYDWNAFRSILETARRRGVPAYGIDSAPRAGIRRLRQRDRYMAARIADIYAARPDAKVVVIVGESHLATSHLPVAVREELASRNLERRSIRVLQNLEEVYWDLVARGHEHADTVTVGRNVFCVFNTSPIEKYEAYRHTIERWNQDRPDDTELDLTASVHTVVDAILSFLGIDKYRKRRPLEKRGAAATDGFLVDAYPEVYASADLAGLERLLRAEKLPRRDLREISEHIRRNGSCYIPRINAIYLGAFNLVHAGEEAAHFVNHALRGDAGTVPAPPASRADAFYAAVMEEALGFFGSKVIDPSRNHFFETEFYRFYRKSRDVVERETGYRYEEFCEIIDFILLHKKFERGYAHYDEIPPQLLAGIRTADRARFSVLTHELGYFLGQQIYDGYQEGSLRRAEILRLFERRFTAQGEALTAYLDLTERLPGGVAAA; this is encoded by the coding sequence GTGCCCGCGTCCGAGACGCTCGCCCAGATCGCCGTCGCGCGCCGCGCCGTGGCCCGGCTCCGGGGTGAGATCCACCGCGTCGACGGCGCTTCCCGCGGCGGTTACGTCCGCACGTACCATCGCGAGTTCCCCCACCTCCAGACCCTCTCGAGCTTCGACGATCTGGTCGTCGCCTGCTTCAAGGCCGACATCATCTACGTCGGCGACTTCCACGCCCTCCCCGCGAGCCAGCACTTCGCTGCGCGCCTTCTCCACGAGGTCTTCGCGCGATCCCGCCGCGGCGTGCTGGCGATGGAGATGGTCTACGGCCGGCACCAGGCGATCCTCGACGCGTGGATGGAAGGGAAGCTCTCCGACGCCGACTTCCTGAGGCGCACGCGCTACGAGCAGGAGTGGGGGTACGACTGGAACGCCTTCCGCTCGATCCTCGAGACCGCCCGCCGGCGCGGCGTGCCCGCGTACGGCATCGACAGCGCGCCGCGCGCCGGGATCCGACGGCTCAGGCAGCGCGACCGGTACATGGCGGCCCGGATCGCCGACATCTATGCCGCGCGCCCCGACGCCAAGGTCGTGGTGATCGTGGGGGAGTCGCACCTCGCGACGAGCCACCTTCCGGTCGCCGTGAGGGAGGAGCTCGCGAGTCGCAACCTCGAGCGCCGGTCCATCCGGGTGCTGCAGAACCTGGAGGAGGTCTACTGGGATCTCGTGGCGCGCGGGCACGAGCACGCCGACACGGTCACGGTCGGGCGCAACGTCTTCTGCGTCTTCAACACCTCCCCGATCGAGAAGTACGAGGCGTACCGCCACACCATCGAGCGCTGGAACCAGGATCGCCCCGACGACACGGAGCTCGATCTGACGGCGAGCGTCCACACCGTCGTCGACGCCATCCTCTCCTTCCTCGGGATCGACAAGTACCGCAAGCGGCGCCCCCTCGAGAAGAGGGGCGCGGCCGCGACCGATGGCTTCCTCGTCGACGCCTACCCCGAGGTCTACGCGAGCGCCGACCTCGCGGGCCTCGAGCGGCTGCTCCGCGCGGAGAAGCTGCCCAGGCGCGATCTCCGGGAGATCTCCGAGCACATCCGCCGGAACGGCTCGTGCTACATCCCGCGGATCAACGCGATCTACCTGGGGGCCTTCAACCTGGTCCACGCGGGGGAGGAGGCGGCGCACTTCGTCAACCACGCGCTCCGGGGCGACGCCGGGACGGTCCCGGCCCCGCCCGCCTCGCGCGCCGACGCCTTCTACGCGGCGGTGATGGAGGAAGCGCTCGGCTTCTTCGGCTCGAAGGTCATCGACCCGTCGCGGAATCACTTCTTCGAGACGGAGTTCTACCGGTTCTACCGCAAGTCGCGCGACGTGGTCGAGCGCGAGACCGGCTACCGGTACGAGGAGTTCTGCGAGATCATCGACTTCATCCTGCTGCACAAGAAGTTCGAGAGAGGGTACGCGCACTACGACGAGATCCCCCCCCAGCTCCTCGCCGGCATCCGCACCGCGGATCGCGCGCGCTTCAGCGTCCTGACGCACGAGCTGGGGTACTTCCTGGGGCAGCAGATCTACGACGGGTACCAGGAGGGATCGCTCCGGCGCGCCGAGATCCTGCGCCTCTTCGAGAGGCGCTTCACGGCGCAGGGGGAGGCGCTGACGGCGTACCTCGATCTCACCGAGCGGCTTCCCGGAGGCGTCGCGGCCGCCTGA